One stretch of Arachis duranensis cultivar V14167 chromosome 1, aradu.V14167.gnm2.J7QH, whole genome shotgun sequence DNA includes these proteins:
- the LOC107481777 gene encoding uncharacterized protein LOC107481777: MGQIGRRKKKGRPSKADLARRSGESQAAEKSDIRRSLRRRNVRYNIIDYDDDYLDEDEDERRREKKKLKLVDKLNSDEEEEEEEEEEAARGEGEDDAEEEEDARADSRAEHALEEDEEGGDVDEIEGGEENEDAEDEEEMVKGRKVDLKGLHCASGTPTNPPSGIPLPDKRTLELILDKLQKKDTYGVFAEPVDPEELPDYHDVIEHPMDFATVRKKLANGSYPTLEQFESDVFLICSNAMQYNAPETIYHKQARSIQEQGRKKFEKLRMDFERSQAELKLEQKTRSISLVKKQGKKPLGRASQEPIGSDFSSGATLATINDVQPTSFPMQGGSCERPGIIDGILEANAFMIDATQEKPEDILPGRGLLSKMGRRSLALDEDRRASYNMANQPITRSDSIFMTFESEPKHLVTVGLHAEYSYARSLARFSASLGPVAWKVASHKIQQALPAGCKFGRGWVGEYEPLPTPVLMFGNRMQKDDSLVTRLHCSSASIKGDKNCRNVEPTIEHNGDRQVFQGKQFPICPPNGLASEGKPSLFGSGGIRPNAPVDLNNQQKNVPSRNFGKSENQFLKQVELNSAPSMNENNSSSVAKFPSNASPTLSKPREMVSRNMNTIPSVSFKQPDTNGVVSRELPNGKVMNSNSNRQVTYPSSESTSNQAGRAPPLVHGKEQSVSDPVQLMRMFAERTQKQQVSNHSPGNTPPVTPSDRSVQRDDSANASAAAAAARAWMSVGAGGFKQVPDNSSSPKSQISAYSLYNPTRELHQHMSQIRGNFPPGAAPFQSDKNNFPFQAFVPQAAISPFPNRPMVIPQLASADLSRFQRQSHWRGPSPPSQPRQKQETLPPDLNIGFQSPGSPAKQSSGVIDSQQPDLALQL, from the exons ATGGGTCAGATcgggaggaggaagaagaagggaaggcCATCGAAGGCGGATCTGGCACGGCGCTCCGGAGAGTCTCAAGCGGCGGAGAAATCCGATATCCGGCGAAGTCTCCGGCGCCGGAATGTGAGGTACAACATCATTGACTACGATGACGATTACCTTGACGAGGATGAGGACGAGAGGAGGCGcgaaaagaagaagctgaagcTCGTTGACAAGCTCAACAgtgacgaagaagaagaagaagaagaagaagaagaagcagctcgAGGGGAAGGTGAAGATGacgcagaagaagaagaggacgCGCGTGCCGATTCGCGTGCTGAACACGCgcttgaagaagatgaagaaggaggagaCGTTGACGAAAttgaaggaggagaagagaacGAGGACgcagaagacgaagaagaaatG GTAAAAGGCAGAAAAGTGGATTTGAAAGGGCTCCACTGTGCTTCAG GAACTCCAACGAATCCTCCATCTGGGATTCCACTGCCGGATAAGAGGACTCTGGAATTGATCCTTGACAAGCTTCAAAA GAAGGACACTTACGGTGTGTTCGCAGAACCAGTTGATCCAGAAGAG CTTCCCGATTATCACGATGTAATTGAGCATCCCATGGACTTTGCCACGGTCAGGAAGAAGTTGGCAAATGGATCCTATCCCACTTTGGAGCAATTTGAG AGTGATGTATTTTTAATCTGCTCAAATGCAATGCAATACAATGCACCAGAGACTATTTACCACAAACAG GCACGATCAATACAGGAACAAGGGCGGAAAAAGTTCGAGAAGTTAAGGATGGACTTTGAACGCTCCCAGGCTGAACTGAAACTAGAACAGAAAACAAGGTCTatttctttggttaagaaacaaggaaagaagCCACTGGGTCGAGCCTCACAGGAACCCATTGGCTCTGATTTTTCCTCAGGGGCAACTCTTGCTACCATTAATGATGTACAGCCAACTTCTTTTCCAATGCAAGGCGGTAGCTGTGAGAGACCTGGAATAATTGATGGCATTCTCGAGGCAAATGCTTTCATGATTGATGCAACTCAAGAGAAACCTGAAGATATTTTGCCAG gGCGAGGTCTTCTCTCCAAGATGGGAAGGAGGTCATTAGCTCTTGATGAAGATCGCCGTGCATCTTATAATATGGCAAATCAACCAATTACACGATCAGATTCAATATTTATGACTTTTGAGAGTGAACCTAAGCATCTGGTTACT GTTGGACTTCATGCGGAGTATTCCTATGCTAGGAGTTTGGCTCGATTTAGTGCAAGTCTAGGACCTGTTGCTTGGAAAGTTGCTTCGCATAAGATTCAGCAGGCGCTGCCAGCTGGATGTAAATTTGGTCGTGGTTGGGTTGGAGAGTATGAACCTCTTCCAACCCCAGTATTAATGTTTGGCAATCGTATGCAAAAGGATGATAGTTTGGTTACGAGGTTGCATTGTAGTAGTGCATCTATAAAAGGTGACAAAAATTGTAGAAATGTGGAACCCACCATTGAGCATAATGGTGATCGGCAAGTTTTTCAGGGGAAGCAGTTTCCAATTTGTCCTCCCAATGGGCTTGCATCAGAGGGAAAACCCTCATTGTTTGGTTCTGGTGGAATAAGACCCAATGCTCCTGTTGACCTCAATAATCAGCAGAAGAATGTTCCATCCCGGAATTTTGGTAAGTCTGAGAATCAGTTTTTGAAACAAGTGGAGTTGAACTCTGCGCCTtcaatgaatgaaaataattccAGTTCAGTTGCAAAGTTTCCAAGTAACGCTTCTCCAACTTTGTCTAAGCCCAGAGAAATGGTATCAAGGAACATGAATACCATTCCATCTGTATCATTCAAGCAGCCAGATACTAATGGAgtggttagtagagaattgccAAATGGAAAAGTAATGAATTCTAATTCGAATAGACAGGTGACTTATCCATCATCTGAAAGTACATCAAACCAAGCAGGGAGAGCACCTCCTCTTGTCCATGGCAAGGAGCAGAGTGTCAGTGACCCAGTTCAGTTAATGAGAATGTTTGCCGAAAGGACTCAAAAACAGCAGGTTTCTAATCATTCCCCAGGTAATACTCCGCCAGTGACACCATCAGATCGATCTGTACAGAGAGATGACTCGGCCAATGcttcagcagcagcagcagccgCGCGGGCATGGATGTCTGTAGGGGCAGGAGGGTTTAAACAAGTACCAGACAATTCGAGCTCACCCAAAAGTCAGATATCTGCATATTCATTGTACAATCCGACAAGAGAGCTGCATCAGCATATGTCCCAAATTCGGGGGAACTTTCCTCCTGGAGCAGCGCCTTTCCAGTctgacaagaacaattttccATTCCAGGCATTTGTACCGCAAGCTGCTATTTCACCGTTTCCAAACAGACCTATGGTTATCCCTCAGTTAGCATCAGCTGATCTATCTAGATTTCAAAGGCAGTCCCATTGGCGAGGTCCAAGCCCTCCTAGCCAACCAAGACAAAAACAGGAAACACTTCCTCCTGACTTGAATATTGGCTTCCAATCTCCGGGATCACCTGCGAAGCAGTCTTCAGGGGTCATTGACTCGCAGCAACCAGACCTAGCTTTGCAGCTATGA
- the LOC107481860 gene encoding probable tetraacyldisaccharide 4'-kinase, mitochondrial isoform X1, translating to MEKVRRAANEIAYARNPRKLCRLHRSLIPLLSISSSLYKLSLSLRHSLYRHGFFPVHRLPVAVVSVGNLSWGGNGKTPMVEFIARWLCHVGISPLILSRGYAGGDEVNMLRRHLIWTPTKFGVGANRAAVASQFIQRYGYVDTRESSWYRKQQLGHELNVSVDSENIGAVVLDDAMQHWSLWRDLDIVMVNGLTLWGNLQLLPLGPLREPLTALKRADAVVIHHADLVSENILKDIESTIRGIKESIPLFLTKMDPTYLFEVGNTNANIPLTALHKATILCVSAIGSAESFVKKIQKMGARYVDRVDFSDHHAFHVKDIELIRAKLRELEGKFGSKPIVVITEKDYDRDPEILKQLYPFKTFVLCSALMVMSYKGSTEDSFKNFLKDHLRLKFPAEN from the exons AtggaaaaagtgaggagagcaGCGAATGAGATAGCTTACGCTCGCAACCCTCGTAAGCTCTGTCGTCTTCACCGCTCTCTCATCCCTCTCCTTTCCATTTCCTCCTCTCTCTAcaaactctctctctcacttcGCCACTCTCTCTACCGACACGGCTTCTTCCCAGTCCACCG TTTGCCAGTTGCTGTTGTTAGCGTTGGGAATTTGAGCTGGGGAGGAAATGGGAAGACGCCCATGGTTGAGTTTATAGCTCGCTGGTTGTGTCATGTTGGAATTTCACCTCTCATTCTTTCAAGG GGTTATGCAGGTGGTGATGAAGTCAACATGCTTCGTAGGCATTTAATTTGGACAccaactaagtttggtgttggcgCAAATCGAGCTGCGGTtgcaagtcaattcatccaaaGATATGGCTATGTTGATACCAGAGAGAGTTCATGGTATAGGAAACAGCAGCTGGGTCATGAGTTGAATGTTTCTGTTGATTCAGAAAATATTGGTGCTGTAGTTCTTGATGATGCAATGCAG CACTGGAGTTTGTGGCGTGATTTGGATATTGTAATGGTTAATGGATTGACTCTTTGGGGCAACCTTCAGCTTTTGCCACTTGGACCTTTGAGGGAACCCTTGACTGCACTTAAACGAGCAGATGCAGTTGTAATCCATCATGCAGACCTG GTGTCTGAGAATATTCTCAAGGATATTGAGTCAACAATCCGAGGAATCAAAGAGTCGATTCCACTTTTCTTAACAAAAATGGATCCAACTTACTTATTTGAGGTGGGTAATACCAATGCCAATATACCGTTGACAGCTCTCCATAAAGCTACTATATTATGTGTTTCGGCTATTGGTTCCGCAGAATCTTTTGTGAAGAAAATTCAGAAG ATGGGTGCACGTTATGTGGATCGAGTAGATTTCAGTGATCATCATGCATTCCATGTCAAG GATATTGAGTTGATCAGAGCCAAGCTAAGAGAATTAGAGGGCAAGTTTGGTTCCAAGCCCATAGTTGTTATTACTGAAAAG GATTATGATAGGGACCCGGAGATTCTCAAACAGCTGTATCCATTTAAAACTTTTGTTCTGTGTTCTGCATTGATGGTTATGTCCTATAAAGGAAGCACAGAGGATAGCTTTAAGAATTTTCTAAAGGACCACTTGAGATTAAAATTTCCTGCAGAAAATTAG
- the LOC107481860 gene encoding probable tetraacyldisaccharide 4'-kinase, mitochondrial isoform X2, giving the protein MVEFIARWLCHVGISPLILSRGYAGGDEVNMLRRHLIWTPTKFGVGANRAAVASQFIQRYGYVDTRESSWYRKQQLGHELNVSVDSENIGAVVLDDAMQHWSLWRDLDIVMVNGLTLWGNLQLLPLGPLREPLTALKRADAVVIHHADLVSENILKDIESTIRGIKESIPLFLTKMDPTYLFEVGNTNANIPLTALHKATILCVSAIGSAESFVKKIQKMGARYVDRVDFSDHHAFHVKDIELIRAKLRELEGKFGSKPIVVITEKDYDRDPEILKQLYPFKTFVLCSALMVMSYKGSTEDSFKNFLKDHLRLKFPAEN; this is encoded by the exons ATGGTTGAGTTTATAGCTCGCTGGTTGTGTCATGTTGGAATTTCACCTCTCATTCTTTCAAGG GGTTATGCAGGTGGTGATGAAGTCAACATGCTTCGTAGGCATTTAATTTGGACAccaactaagtttggtgttggcgCAAATCGAGCTGCGGTtgcaagtcaattcatccaaaGATATGGCTATGTTGATACCAGAGAGAGTTCATGGTATAGGAAACAGCAGCTGGGTCATGAGTTGAATGTTTCTGTTGATTCAGAAAATATTGGTGCTGTAGTTCTTGATGATGCAATGCAG CACTGGAGTTTGTGGCGTGATTTGGATATTGTAATGGTTAATGGATTGACTCTTTGGGGCAACCTTCAGCTTTTGCCACTTGGACCTTTGAGGGAACCCTTGACTGCACTTAAACGAGCAGATGCAGTTGTAATCCATCATGCAGACCTG GTGTCTGAGAATATTCTCAAGGATATTGAGTCAACAATCCGAGGAATCAAAGAGTCGATTCCACTTTTCTTAACAAAAATGGATCCAACTTACTTATTTGAGGTGGGTAATACCAATGCCAATATACCGTTGACAGCTCTCCATAAAGCTACTATATTATGTGTTTCGGCTATTGGTTCCGCAGAATCTTTTGTGAAGAAAATTCAGAAG ATGGGTGCACGTTATGTGGATCGAGTAGATTTCAGTGATCATCATGCATTCCATGTCAAG GATATTGAGTTGATCAGAGCCAAGCTAAGAGAATTAGAGGGCAAGTTTGGTTCCAAGCCCATAGTTGTTATTACTGAAAAG GATTATGATAGGGACCCGGAGATTCTCAAACAGCTGTATCCATTTAAAACTTTTGTTCTGTGTTCTGCATTGATGGTTATGTCCTATAAAGGAAGCACAGAGGATAGCTTTAAGAATTTTCTAAAGGACCACTTGAGATTAAAATTTCCTGCAGAAAATTAG
- the LOC107487627 gene encoding uncharacterized protein LOC107487627 encodes MTYEVSTWILATIVSVDVGTRDWYYASCKNCPRKVVENKGRYYCEHCRKVGFNAPLRYRLNVVVIDGTGCINIMLWNQEAKIILGKSANDIRDLMKDGDENACLKAFEPIIDRKFLFKLSISQKNLTSVDQAYNAVKISDDEALIDLYSSHSSSIDIGVRI; translated from the exons ATGACTTAT GAGGTCTCCACTTGGATTTTAGCCACTATAGTGTCTGTTGATGTTGGCACCCGCGATTGGTATTATGCCTCGTGTAAGAATTGTCCTAGAAAAGTTGTGGAGAATAAAGGTCGATATTATTGTGAGCATTGTCGAAAAGTGGGATTTAATGCTCCATTGAG GTATCGACTTAATGTTGTAGTCATTGATGGGACTGGATGCATTAATATAATGCTTTGGAATCAAGAGGCAAAAATCATTCTCGGAAAATCTGCTAATGACATAAGGGATCTAATG AAAGATGGTGATGAGAATGCCTGCTTAAAAGCTTTTGAACCTATAATTGATAGGaagtttctttttaaattgtctATCTCACAGAAAAATCTGACCTCTGTGGACCAAGCTTATAATGCTGTTAAGATTAGTGATGATGAGGCACTGATTGATCTCTATTCATCCCACAGTTCTTCCATAGATATTGGAGTTCGTATTTAA
- the LOC107487704 gene encoding F-box protein At3g57580-like produces MANPPSKPQILLPDDLILEIFARADVNTIGRSRTLCSYWNWELGIEEFVFKHLHAAKKRPASIYVHFGVKGRRSLGSWVFRFNVDTGENERLHIPFLRNSQGQFEVIGTDNGCMAIRYSCISHPSNLIVWNPNTDQVTRIPDPMQHHCCICASTYAFLYFPDSVGYVWINIYKKKILDSQSWLTSYSSVTGHWDSNFPCPPYVQGVDSRYVVNHGIVYWLNWNNHAQTSPQCIVHFSIFTNQFGFILIPVEARAMIQRLLICEGCLYYAAVHAKSDSYRWLIWKIEEGNQGYSWELSSQFRGHGSAESPEYLTHDYLITVKDTSQPTRGTQFTITKLDTKNQQRRTLKVLEFPLSTYIKSLNLNFNTIVPV; encoded by the coding sequence ATGGCTAATCCACCTTCCAAACCTCAAATATTGCTGCCAGACGACCTCATATTGGAGATTTTTGCTAGAGCCGATGTCAATACAATTGGTCGTAGCAGAACCCTGTGTAGCTATTGGAACTGGGAGCTGGGGATCGAGGAGTTTGTCTTCAAGCATCTACATGCTGCTAAGAAGAGGCCAGCTTCCATTTATGTTCACTTTGGTGTCAAGGGACGAAGATCATTGGGGAGTTGGGTTTTTAGATTTAATGTGGATACTGGTGAGAATGAACGCCTGCACATCCCATTCTTGAGGAACTCTCAGGGCCAATTCGAGGTGATTGGTACTGATAATGGTTGCATGGCCATTAGGTATTCATGCATTAGTCACCCAAGTAATCTCATCGTGTGGAATCCTAATACTGATCAGGTAACACGAATTCCGGATCCTATGCAACATCATTGTTGTATTTGTGCCTCCACTTATGCATTCCTGTACTTTCCTGATTCGGTTGGGTATGTGTGgataaatatttataagaagaaaattctTGACTCACAATCATGGTTGACTTCATACTCATCAGTGACTGGCCATTGGGATAGTAATTTTCCCTGCCCTCCATATGTTCAGGGTGTTGATTCTAGGTATGTTGTTAACCATGGCATCGTTTATTGGTTGAATTGGAACAATCATGCACAGACAAGTCCACAGTGTATTGTTCACTTTTCAATTTTTACCAATCAGTTTGGATTCATTTTGATCCCTGTGGAAGCCAGAGCTATGATTCAGCGGCTTTTAATCTGTGAAGGTTGTTTGTATTATGCTGCTGTTCATGCTAAATCAGACAGTTATAGGTGGCTCATCTGGAAAATTGAAGAAGGCAATCAAGGATATTCCTGGGAGTTGTCATCTCAGTTTCGAGGTCATGGATCAGCAGAATCTCCAGAGTATTTGACTCATGATTATTTGATAACAGTTAAAGATACTTCTCAACCAACTAGAGGAACTCAGTTCACCATCACCAAGTTAGATACAAAAAATCAGCAGAGAAGAACACTTAAAGTGCTGGAATTCCCACTTTCTACGTATATTAAATcactgaatttgaattttaacacTATTGTCCCAGTTTAG
- the LOC107487795 gene encoding F-box/kelch-repeat protein At3g23880-like → MSDVPPKRVNIPDLPMEIMLEIFYLCDVSTILNTRATCRFWRKNLSSYAFLEEIARRWKSKGCSIFAHFGYSSEWTKSLDWVMNMSALTGETSPLHFPFLLTAEGWFQIVGVENGIVCIRYSSMGNKSYLLTWNPISRYSKIISDPNKHYCEGCAFLYSFLYYPNTLDYALLHVYMENPDSSTCVLTMYTSFRRNWNVTVPCPENARRLNPAYVSVNGVVYWVSVITDEEDIQPPYIVSFNIITYSFDQISLPNEGLQGSHTLLVRSGHLCVAANIGDDYSYNSVIWQLDQNSSSFNWTKLFSYSGIGPSYIPATIVDDDIIQIKERHLEVEDIHDFRFTHFHIRCYSPVTGSKKTLQWVNYDNVVKLWTLHKFYPGLFPV, encoded by the coding sequence ATGAGTGATGTTCCTCCTAAAAGGGTTAACATTCCAGATCTTCCGATGGAGATTATGttggaaattttttatttgtgtgaTGTATCTACCATTCTCAATACTCGAGCAACATGCAGGTTTTGGAGAAAAAATCTCAGTTCATATGCTTTTTTAGAAGAGATTGCAAGAAGGTGGAAGAGCAAGGGTTGTTCCATCTTTGCTCACTTTGGCTACTCTTCTGAATGGACAAAGTCACTAGACTGGGTCATGAATATGAGTGCCTTAACTGGTGAGACTTCTCCACTTCACTTCCCATTCCTGTTAACTGCTGAAGGTTGGTTCCAGATAGTTGGAGTTGAAAATGGCATTGTTTGTATACGCTACTCTTCTATGGGTAACAAAAGCTACTTGCTCACCTGGAATCCGATCTCCCGTTACTCTAAAATCATTTCTGACCCTAATAAACATTACTGTGAAGGTTGTGCTTTTCTTTACTCTTTTCTGTACTATCCAAACACGCTTGACTATGCTCTGCTGCACGTGTACATGGAAAATCCAGATAGCTCCACATGTGTTTTAACCATGTACACAAGTTTTAGAAGAAACTGGAATGTTACAGTTCCATGCCCAGAGAATGCACGTAGGTTGAATCCAGCCTATGTGTCAGTTAATGGTGTTGTTTATTGGGTTAGTGTCATTACTGACGAAGAGGATATTCAGCCTCCTTATATAGTTTCTTTCAATATTATCACTTACTCCTTTGATCAGATTTCACTTCCAAATGAAGGACTTCAAGGTTCCCATACTCTTTTAGTCCGAAGTGGGCACCTATGTGTTGCTGCTAATATTGGTGATGATTACTCATATAACTCAGTCATTTGGCAACTTGACCAGAATAGTTCTAGCTTTAACTGGACTAAACTATTTTCCTACAGTGGCATTGGGCCGTCTTACATACCTGCTaccattgttgatgatgataTTATTCAGATTAAGGAAAGACATCTAGAAGTTGAAGATATACATGACTTCAGATTCACTCACTTTCATATACGCTGTTATAGTCCAGTTACTGGCTCAAAGAAGACTCTTCAATGGGTTAATTATGACAATGTAGTCAAATTATGGACACTACACAAATTCTACCCAGGACTATTCCCGGTGTGA